A DNA window from Pseudorasbora parva isolate DD20220531a chromosome 5, ASM2467924v1, whole genome shotgun sequence contains the following coding sequences:
- the LOC137075838 gene encoding uncharacterized protein: MLMEKCVLFVYHRMPGSTFKECGSCNVHISVACKTCKHCGQKQEMKKATKAAKQKINDKWVKNMKKGNNFCKLVNAANVLMHKFHAMGKYPLLLLGKRDVSGCFTADVITPYSFLSPQEKVSIDTMTNIFSSVLKVKYSAMDSEINATVVPEGEGPSESTGVEDLFTLILTPVDLNPSQPKSQSSNTLEPPIKKRILEMSKDKEDSSAAVLSHSRASVTAATAQESVPKSIQDQEDSSAAVLSHSRASVTAATAQESVPKSIQDKEDSSAAVLSHSRASVTAATAQESVPKSIQDQEDSSAAVELQLVLVLQSINYLTSLSS; the protein is encoded by the exons ATGCTCATGGAAAAATGTGTACTTTTTGTTTATCACAGGATGCCTGGGTCCACTTTTAAAGAATGCGGGTCATGCAATGTCCACATATCTGTGGCTTGCAAAACCTGCAAGCACTGTGGACAAAAGCAGGAAATGAAAAAGGCAACAAAAGCtgccaaacaaaaaataaacgaCAAATGggtaaaaaacatgaaaaaaggaAACAATTTTTGCAAACTTGTAAATGCAGCCAATGTTCTG ATGCACAAATTTCATGCCATGGGGAAATATCCTCTGCTTCTCCTGGGGAAAAGGGATGTGTCGGGGTGTTTTACAGCGGATGTAATAACACCCTATTCCTTTTTATCCCCACAGGAGAAAGTGTCAATCGACacaatgacaaatattttttCAAGTGTTCTAAAAG TGAAATATTCTGCCATGGACAGTGAAATAAATGCCACAGTGGTTCCTGAAGGGGAGGGTCCCAGTGAGAGCACTGGCGTGGAGGATCTTTTTACATTGATCCTTACGCCAGTGGATCTCAACCCTTCTCAACCCAAGTCTCAATCCTCTAACACCCTCGAGCCACCAATAAAAAAGAGGATCCTGGAGATGTCTAAAG ACAAAGAAGACTCCAGTGCTGCTGTTCTGTCCCACTCCAGAGCCTCTGTTACAGCAGCGACTGCTCAAGAGTCTGTCCCAAAATCTATTCAAG ACCAAGAAGACTCCAGTGCTGCTGTTCTGTCCCACTCCAGAGCCTCTGTTACAGCAGCGACTGCTCAAGAGTCTGTCCCAAAATCTATTCAAG ACAAAGAAGACTCCAGTGCTGCTGTTCTGTCCCACTCCAGAGCCTCTGTTACAGCAGCGACTGCTCAAGAGTCTGTCCCAAAATCTATTCAAG ACCAAGAAGACTCCAGTGCTGCTGTTGAACTACAGCTAGTGTTAGTGCTACaatcaataaattatttaacATCTTTAAGTAGTTAa
- the LOC137075957 gene encoding uncharacterized protein: MDLCQIVKQGQTIIQGLGHESSKNNLNHILKESRELFDQPNKNDPKVQPVMTKRKKRIQSSCKVKCKIREKSCLQRTESPTSHDSRVSQSRACPKPTESVPDQGPDHDSLLHELQDLLSVASSTLHCESTPHSASLHWGTRTTASSERWREARPLLISNRLATEHITTQLCSQCKAKVAVVKCKDCLPKQYTCIDCDCAIHRTQVFHNRSTMISGFHKAVPPTTVVKQNSDGQYFHHHEDRLLPMALPNSICSCGEETYSVGIGRSITLINMKGRYELSLPHLHCPICRETWIPGVVEMQNSGYWPATMNACTIYDEEVFMSFEDLKMAAPGMSRLAFLRMLNMKTEHYGRTGTLCGDAFLKSYFEWNICRYEVEKICGEQNFKCPACSPLMLAVAVDGNRKLHRFKKAGNSEGSAYFEGLFLCKDDEVSSFVQYIREKVQHVGGKGVCGSAEFAAAKEFSRKTSSKLDEEGIEVAVCRHGVLLKALNMFRGEIYAYPLYLQKELCTENATFFCADIMCKYWPYLIKVCQACPELRNLLNMKPFLSVMHAKVHGIKCEIKWSGSFQTGAAYTMGEEVEQANSFLSRIGISTKFMFKAGRTDLLTLQCMRWNKMKVQNMCQTLCTRYQKTQQNLKKETESLQDMKTELAVDDGVLHQWVTDVQEWAHTTTVRDSDAAIQPIRNTIEELSLCIKQRQHRLYRHTATNKGRNKIRRKINEERKKLASAVEQYNDLADPSLNILSVEEVLQNDYVFPWQLAVQDGVNLLTKKKVFDKVMLTQRLQEELIILIQEAKQHWLYLRSEEHKLNRLLDSIISDVNPWNLPDDGIQGLRCVLQRKLHQLRAHQDTVKRSYHAIDSITEHITVEECEHSSLPEHPEDLYSSSTDQSSDEDDELLL; the protein is encoded by the exons acaaagaggaaaaaaaggatCCAGTCCAGCTGTAAAGTCAAGTGTAAAATAAGAGAGAAGTCATGTCTGCAAAGGACAGAATCTCCTACTTCACATG ATTCAAGGGTCAGCCAATCAAGGGCATGTCCAAAGCCAACAGAATCTGTTCCAGACCAGGGTCCAGATCATG ATTCTCTTCTACACGAGTTGCAAGACCTGCTGTCAGTGGCTAGTTCTACCCTTCATTGTGAGAGTACCCCACATTCAGCATCATTGCATTGGGGCACTAGGACAACAGCTTCATCAGAAAGATGGAGGGAGGCTAGACCCTTGTTAATCAGCAACAGACTTGCAACAGAGCATATCACAACACAGTTGTGTTCACAGTGCAAGGCAAAGGTGGCGGTGGTCAAATGCAAAGACTGTTTGCCTAAACAATACACCTGCATTGACTGCGACTGTGCTATACACCGTACACAAGTGTTTCACAACAGAAGCACTATGATTTCAGGCTTCCACAAGGCTGTACCTCCCACCACAGTGGTAAAGCAGAACTCTGATGGGCAGTATTTTCACCATCATGAAG ATCGACTCTTACCAATGGCACTACCTAATTCCATATGCAGTTGTGGTGAAGAAACGTACAGTGTTGGCATAGGGAGGTCCATTACTTTAATTAACATGAAGG gTCGCTACGAACTGTCTTTGCCCCATCTTCACTGTCCTATATGCAGAGAAACATGGATACCAGGTGTGGTAGAAATGCAGAACAGTGGTTACTGGCCTGCAACCATGAACGCCTGTACCATCTATGATGAAGAAGTCTTCATGTCATTCGAAGACCTAAAAATGGCTGCTCCAGGAATGTCCCGTTTAGCATTCTTAAGAATGCTTAACATGAAGACAGAGCACTATGGCAGA ACTGGCACATTATGTGGTGATGCGTTTCTGAAGAGCTATTTCGAATGGAACATCTGCCGTTATGAGGTTGAAAAGATCTGCGGTGAACAAAATTTCAAGTGCCCAGCTTGTTCCCCTCTAATGCTGGCAGTTGCTGTGGACGGCAACAGAAAACTTCATCGGTTCAAAAAGGCTGGGAA ttcAGAGGGCTCTGCCTACTTCGAAGGGTTGTTTCTTTGCAAAGAtgatgaggtttcctcttttgTTCAATATATCCGTGAAAAAGTGCAACAC GTGGGAGGCAAAGGTGTCTGTGGATCTGCAGAGTTTGCAGCTGCAAAAGAGTTTTCCAGAAAGACCAGCAGTAAACTGGATGAGGAGGGAATTGAAGTCGCTGTCTGTAGGCATGGTGTTCTTTTGAAGGCACTCAATATGTTTAGAGGAGAGATCTATGCATATCCTTTGTACTTGCAGAAAGAGCTCTGCACAGAAAATGCAACTTTCTTTTGTGCTGACATCATGTGCAAATACTGGCCATACCTAATCAAAGTTTGCCAGGCCTGCCCGGAACTGAGAAATCTTCTGAACATGAAGCCATTCCTCTCAGTAATGCATGCGAAAGTACATGGCATAAAATGTGAG ATCAAATGGAGTGGAAGCTTTCAAACTGGTGCTGCATATACCATGGGGGAAGAAGTGGAACAAGCGAATAGCTTTTTATCAAGGATTGGTATAAGCACTAAGTTCATGTTCAAAGCAG GACGCACAGATTTGCTCACATTGCAGTGCATGAGGTGGAACAAAATGAAGGTTCAAAATATGTGCCAAACTCTTTGCACAAGATACCAAAAG ACTCAGCAGAATCTCAAAAAAGAGACCGAAAGCCTACAAGACATGAAAACGGAACTGGCTGTAGATGATGGTGTACTCCATCAGTGGGTCACAGATGTACAGGAGTGGGCCCACACTA caaCTGTTAGGGACAGTGATGCTGCAATCCAGCCAATAAGGAACACAATAGAAGAATTGTCTTTGTGCATTAAACAACGGCAGCATCGTCTTTACAGACACACCg CCACAAACAAAGGACGAAATAaaataagaagaaaaataaatgaggaGAGAAAAAAGCTGGCTTCTGCAGTTGAGCAGTACAATGACCTTGCTGACCCTTCCCTTAACATTCTGTCTGTTGAGGAGGTCCTTCAAAATGACTATGTTTTCCCCTGGCAGCTAGCAGTACAAG ATGGTGTCAACCTCTTAACAAAGAAGAAGGTCTTTGACAAGGTGATGCTAACTCAACGACTACAGGAAGAACTGATTATTCTCATTCAAGAGGCAAAGCAGCACTGGCTTTATCTAAGAAGTGAAGAACACAAACTGAACCGTTTGCTTGACAGCATCATTTCAGATG TTAACCCCTGGAATCTTCCAGACGATGGGATTCAAGGACTTCGGTGTGTGTTGCAGAGAAAATTACATCAGCTAAGAGCTCACCAGGACACTGTCAAAAGAAGTTATCATGCAATAGACAGCATAACAGAACATATTACTGTTGAAGAATGTGAACATTCAAGCTTGCCAGAACACCCGGAAGACCTTTACTCAAGCAGTACTGATCAGAGctctgatgaagatgatgaactTTTGCTGtag